In one Sporomusa sphaeroides DSM 2875 genomic region, the following are encoded:
- the spoIIID gene encoding sporulation transcriptional regulator SpoIIID produces the protein MKEYIRKRVLDICNHIMETKHTVRQTATVFGVSKSTVHKDMIERLPEINKRLAAKVKNILELNKAERHIRGGEATRKKYQEEKEE, from the coding sequence ATGAAAGAATATATTCGCAAACGGGTGCTGGATATCTGTAACCACATCATGGAAACCAAGCACACCGTGCGTCAAACAGCCACTGTTTTCGGGGTAAGTAAAAGTACTGTTCACAAGGACATGATTGAACGTCTCCCTGAAATTAATAAACGGCTGGCAGCCAAGGTAAAAAACATTTTGGAACTGAATAAGGCCGAGCGGCATATACGCGGCGGTGAGGCTACCCGGAAGAAATACCAGGAAGAAAAAGAAGAATAA
- a CDS encoding peptidoglycan DD-metalloendopeptidase family protein, giving the protein MPRRIWGKVAGCRYGRQAMTAGVLLAVASVMLLGVISALQQAAPLPPNTAPVSETVPLPEAAATANLPEPVNTGSIQEATTAPTIPEAVVAEDNSAVNEAIQALWRGGITHAFGWQLHPLYGDWRYHNGVDIGGGEGQIVPALLSGEVVDVYTDKAYGLTVAVRSGKYTVYYSSLASAAVQKNAMLKPGTPIGSMGICGGEPEPHLHLAVKTNDGQKAVNPQELFPDIPARALQQN; this is encoded by the coding sequence ATGCCCAGAAGAATTTGGGGCAAGGTTGCAGGCTGCCGTTATGGCAGACAAGCAATGACAGCCGGGGTGCTGCTGGCAGTAGCCTCAGTTATGCTGTTGGGTGTTATTAGTGCATTACAGCAGGCCGCGCCGCTGCCGCCTAACACAGCACCGGTTTCCGAGACAGTACCCTTGCCAGAAGCCGCTGCAACTGCTAATTTGCCTGAACCTGTGAACACCGGCAGCATTCAGGAAGCGACAACTGCGCCAACCATACCGGAGGCGGTGGTTGCCGAGGACAATAGTGCCGTGAATGAAGCTATTCAAGCGTTGTGGCGTGGTGGTATTACCCATGCCTTTGGCTGGCAGCTCCATCCATTATATGGGGACTGGCGGTACCATAATGGCGTAGATATCGGCGGCGGCGAAGGACAAATCGTGCCGGCGCTGCTAAGTGGTGAAGTTGTTGATGTGTATACTGACAAGGCATATGGTTTGACAGTAGCCGTCCGCAGCGGCAAATATACGGTGTATTACAGTTCGCTGGCCAGTGCTGCGGTGCAAAAAAATGCTATGCTTAAACCAGGCACGCCTATTGGCTCTATGGGGATTTGCGGTGGTGAGCCTGAACCTCACCTGCATCTGGCCGTTAAAACCAATGACGGACAAAAGGCAGTCAATCCTCAGGAACTATTTCCGGATATTCCGGCCAGAGCGCTTCAGCAGAACTGA
- the spoIID gene encoding stage II sporulation protein D produces the protein MRYVVLYGIVLVILSVVAIPSVVVLGLYDWNKEKAAINQPFAYRGEDITIKVYMHEINQIVSMNLEDYIKGVIAAEMPAEFELEALKAQAVAARTYAVKHMAIFGGTGSAEHPGADVTTDYKDSQAWLDETRLRVKWGANYGKYWRKINQAVDQTRGLILTYNGEPINAVFHSTSGERTASAKEVWGFDYPYLQSVACTWDRQSPRYQETKEITFAELEGRLGADAGIMAALQSGDSTAIAGIIDRTDSGRVNKVRIGAKTLTGQEIRQKLELRSTNFTVEPAADKLVFKTIGYGHGVGLCQYGANGQAKENRDFRQILTYYYTGAGIRNIFGS, from the coding sequence GTGAGATATGTGGTGCTTTATGGCATCGTATTGGTAATCCTGTCGGTTGTCGCTATTCCGTCGGTGGTAGTATTGGGGCTGTATGACTGGAATAAGGAAAAGGCGGCCATAAACCAGCCTTTTGCTTACCGGGGGGAAGATATTACGATTAAAGTGTATATGCACGAAATTAATCAAATTGTTTCCATGAACCTGGAGGATTATATAAAAGGGGTTATAGCCGCCGAAATGCCGGCCGAATTTGAACTGGAGGCGCTTAAGGCCCAGGCGGTGGCTGCCCGGACTTATGCCGTAAAGCATATGGCAATTTTTGGCGGTACCGGCTCGGCAGAACACCCGGGTGCCGACGTAACTACTGATTATAAAGACAGTCAGGCCTGGCTTGATGAAACCCGGCTCAGAGTCAAATGGGGTGCAAATTACGGCAAGTATTGGCGCAAGATCAACCAGGCGGTGGACCAAACACGAGGACTGATACTTACGTATAATGGCGAGCCGATTAATGCCGTATTTCACTCTACCAGCGGGGAACGGACAGCCAGTGCCAAAGAAGTGTGGGGTTTTGATTATCCCTATTTGCAAAGTGTTGCTTGTACCTGGGACCGGCAATCGCCGCGATATCAGGAAACGAAAGAAATAACCTTTGCCGAATTAGAAGGCCGGCTGGGGGCGGATGCCGGAATCATGGCGGCGCTCCAGAGCGGCGACAGTACCGCTATTGCCGGGATTATTGACAGAACCGATTCCGGCAGGGTGAATAAAGTGCGGATCGGTGCCAAAACGCTGACAGGTCAGGAAATACGGCAGAAATTAGAGCTGCGTTCTACTAACTTTACAGTGGAGCCGGCGGCAGATAAGCTGGTATTTAAAACTATCGGCTATGGGCATGGGGTTGGTTTATGCCAGTACGGAGCCAATGGCCAGGCCAAAGAAAACCGGGATTTCCGTCAGATTTTGACTTATTATTACACCGGCGCCGGCATCAGGAATATTTTTGGGTCATAG
- a CDS encoding SpoIIE family protein phosphatase → MRAGDNSGEKQAAGTLETVLRNMAAKLSLQKVFSVAFVFQFMVLFGLIAGICVYGGQQAVNAVLKEMQREVLERVYEQLSRYMEEPVKLNRLNVDAWRVGILDLADTTARERYFTSHIRAFPGAAMTFAGLHDGAFYGARRKATGEIQVVRNNRETGGDSWYYSVSPQGDAVDREEIFQRFDARTRPWYEGAAKLGRPTFSGVYRHFVFHEPTVTAAHPVFDAGGKVVGVFGVDYLLSWVGDVLREIPVGTSGQIFITDAEGLLVATSTSNALFVEKDGQVSRVQASEARNPVLRTAVQSLASESGGESREIEYDNRSFLVGVKGFQASGINWNIYVVLANDDFLGDMKRTVTWTVVITILAVIGASFMAVWTAGWIARPILRLNSAAHELAEGRLQAVPDTDRQDELGQLARSFNAMAQQITGLVEGLEQKVAERTKALEEITEREQKLRESLHAELMKAGKEQRSMLPPDIEQERLALRIIYEPSMHVSGDFCGYHWLEKGDILFGYIIDVTGHGAASALQTAAINVMIQENLHAGFSLAEGMVELNKRIGSYLRDDTMVAACCFQLDFKRQELSYIAAGITEFFISSALVKGRLKTFGSFLGLSDQPEFEVLTMPIAAGDIICFYSDGIADQFVEAGSLPVNAAFDEVVEGVRNAAGIGVLRDDCTAMCIKIIM, encoded by the coding sequence ATGCGCGCGGGAGATAATTCGGGAGAAAAGCAGGCAGCCGGCACGCTAGAGACGGTTTTGCGGAATATGGCGGCAAAACTTTCGCTGCAAAAGGTGTTCTCGGTTGCTTTTGTGTTCCAGTTTATGGTGCTGTTCGGGCTGATAGCAGGCATTTGCGTCTATGGCGGCCAACAGGCTGTAAATGCCGTTCTTAAAGAAATGCAGCGCGAAGTTCTGGAACGGGTTTACGAACAGCTAAGCCGTTATATGGAAGAACCGGTGAAGCTTAACCGCCTGAATGTCGACGCCTGGCGCGTCGGGATACTGGATTTAGCTGATACAACTGCCAGGGAACGGTATTTCACCAGCCATATCCGGGCTTTCCCGGGTGCGGCCATGACATTTGCCGGCCTGCATGACGGCGCGTTTTACGGTGCCCGGCGCAAAGCCACCGGTGAAATCCAGGTGGTGCGGAACAACCGGGAGACCGGCGGGGATTCCTGGTATTATTCTGTTTCACCGCAGGGTGACGCCGTTGACCGTGAGGAAATTTTCCAGCGGTTTGATGCGCGGACCCGGCCCTGGTACGAAGGTGCGGCAAAGCTTGGCAGACCGACCTTTAGCGGCGTATACCGGCATTTCGTGTTTCATGAGCCGACCGTTACTGCCGCTCATCCTGTATTTGATGCCGGTGGGAAGGTGGTTGGCGTCTTCGGTGTGGATTATCTTTTGTCCTGGGTGGGAGATGTTCTGAGGGAAATACCGGTAGGCACCTCCGGACAGATCTTTATCACCGATGCCGAAGGATTGCTGGTTGCCACATCAACATCGAATGCGCTTTTTGTGGAAAAGGACGGTCAGGTTAGCCGGGTCCAGGCCAGTGAGGCCAGAAACCCGGTGCTGAGGACAGCCGTGCAGTCCTTAGCGAGTGAAAGCGGGGGCGAATCACGCGAGATTGAGTATGATAACCGTTCCTTCCTGGTAGGCGTGAAAGGGTTCCAGGCGAGCGGAATCAATTGGAACATCTATGTGGTCCTGGCAAATGATGATTTTCTCGGAGATATGAAAAGGACAGTCACCTGGACTGTGGTAATAACAATACTTGCGGTAATTGGTGCCTCCTTTATGGCGGTTTGGACAGCCGGGTGGATAGCGCGCCCGATACTCAGGCTTAACTCGGCAGCTCACGAACTTGCCGAAGGACGATTGCAGGCGGTGCCGGATACGGACAGGCAGGATGAACTTGGACAGCTGGCACGCTCTTTCAATGCGATGGCCCAGCAAATTACCGGCCTGGTGGAAGGCTTAGAGCAGAAGGTTGCGGAACGGACCAAGGCGCTGGAGGAAATAACCGAGCGGGAGCAAAAACTGCGCGAGAGTTTGCACGCTGAACTGATGAAGGCAGGCAAGGAGCAGCGGTCCATGCTACCGCCGGATATCGAGCAGGAGCGTCTAGCCTTAAGGATAATTTATGAGCCCAGCATGCATGTCAGCGGGGACTTCTGCGGGTATCACTGGCTGGAAAAAGGCGACATTCTTTTTGGCTATATCATCGATGTTACCGGCCATGGTGCGGCATCAGCGCTGCAGACGGCGGCAATCAATGTGATGATTCAGGAAAATTTGCATGCCGGCTTCTCGTTAGCCGAAGGCATGGTTGAGCTAAATAAGCGAATAGGTTCATATCTCAGAGACGATACCATGGTGGCGGCGTGCTGCTTTCAACTGGATTTTAAACGCCAGGAACTCAGCTATATAGCGGCAGGCATTACGGAATTTTTCATCAGCTCGGCTTTGGTCAAAGGCCGGCTCAAAACCTTCGGCTCATTTTTAGGGTTATCCGATCAGCCGGAATTTGAAGTCCTGACCATGCCGATAGCCGCAGGGGACATTATTTGTTTCTACAGTGACGGCATTGCCGACCAGTTTGTAGAAGCGGGCAGTCTGCCGGTAAACGCTGCCTTTGATGAAGTGGTAGAAGGTGTTAGAAATGCGGCAGGCATCGGTGTCCTGCGAGATGATTGTACGGCGATGTGCATTAAAATAATCATGTAA
- a CDS encoding ATP-binding protein, with amino-acid sequence MSGLFHQGAKLQTFITRFKIYDKEQIPAFREQVREVLGESDAGLLYVGFNEALNNAIAHSQALNNPVQPILVKLVIIKGKIIIIRIKHQQGGFSGNQLLTAIRTIRGDPFETVVDKESQRGLLLIDAIFDKVCYSRNGREIMMVKRLREKAG; translated from the coding sequence TTGTCTGGATTATTTCATCAAGGTGCGAAACTACAAACCTTTATTACCCGGTTCAAAATATATGACAAAGAGCAAATACCGGCATTTCGGGAACAGGTTCGCGAAGTGCTGGGGGAAAGCGATGCCGGGTTGCTGTATGTCGGCTTCAACGAAGCGCTGAATAATGCGATTGCCCATTCGCAGGCATTGAATAATCCGGTACAGCCAATATTGGTCAAATTGGTCATTATCAAAGGTAAAATCATAATTATCCGGATAAAACACCAACAGGGCGGGTTTTCTGGCAACCAGTTACTGACAGCTATCCGGACCATCAGGGGAGACCCCTTTGAGACGGTGGTGGACAAGGAGTCTCAGCGGGGGCTTCTGTTGATTGACGCCATTTTTGACAAAGTATGCTACAGCCGAAATGGCAGAGAAATCATGATGGTCAAGCGGCTTCGGGAAAAAGCCGGATGA
- the murA gene encoding UDP-N-acetylglucosamine 1-carboxyvinyltransferase: MEKLIVRGGRRLFGTVRVSGAKNAVLPVIAATLLGTTPSTLEDIPDLEDVRTIAEVLEHLGASVRIEPGTLYIDCTKITALEAPYELVRKMRASFLVMGPLLAREGCAKISLPGGCAIGTRPIDLHLKGFEALGAEIITGHGFIEARAPQGLTGARIYLDFPSVGATENIMMAASMAKGQTIIENPAEEPEIVDLANMLNHMGANIRGAGTNLIRIEGVSELKGACHAVIPDRIEAGTYMVAAAMTGGDVYVENALIEHLKPVIAKLKEAGVVIEEDINGVRVRGTGMIRSVDIKTLPYPGFPTDMQAQLMALMTIAQGTSIVTETVFENRFMHVDELKRMGASIKIDGRSAVVEGVAKLTGCQVKATDLRAGAAMVLAGLVAEGQTEISYIHHIDRGYDNLVEKFRGIGADIERVG, from the coding sequence GTGGAAAAATTAATTGTTCGTGGAGGCAGGCGTCTTTTTGGCACAGTCAGAGTCAGTGGAGCCAAGAATGCTGTGCTGCCGGTCATTGCGGCAACATTGTTGGGGACAACTCCCAGCACGTTAGAAGACATACCGGATCTGGAGGATGTCCGCACAATTGCTGAAGTGCTTGAGCATTTAGGCGCGTCGGTAAGAATCGAACCAGGTACGCTATATATCGATTGCACGAAAATAACGGCCCTTGAGGCTCCTTATGAGCTTGTACGCAAAATGCGGGCATCTTTTTTAGTCATGGGACCGCTCCTGGCGCGCGAAGGATGCGCGAAAATTTCGCTGCCTGGCGGCTGTGCCATTGGTACCAGGCCTATTGATTTGCATCTTAAAGGCTTTGAGGCTTTAGGGGCTGAAATCATTACCGGCCATGGCTTCATTGAAGCCAGAGCACCGCAGGGACTGACAGGCGCAAGAATTTACCTGGATTTTCCCAGTGTCGGCGCTACTGAAAATATCATGATGGCAGCCAGTATGGCAAAAGGCCAGACCATTATCGAAAACCCGGCCGAAGAGCCTGAAATTGTTGATTTAGCCAATATGCTTAATCACATGGGGGCTAACATCCGCGGCGCCGGTACTAATCTAATCCGGATTGAAGGCGTAAGCGAACTGAAAGGGGCTTGCCACGCAGTCATCCCTGACAGAATTGAGGCCGGCACTTACATGGTGGCTGCCGCCATGACCGGTGGCGATGTTTATGTGGAAAATGCCCTGATAGAGCACTTAAAACCGGTTATCGCCAAGCTAAAGGAAGCCGGCGTTGTTATTGAAGAAGATATCAATGGTGTCAGAGTACGCGGAACCGGTATGATCCGGTCTGTGGATATTAAAACTCTGCCCTATCCCGGTTTTCCGACCGATATGCAGGCCCAGCTTATGGCCCTTATGACCATTGCCCAGGGTACCAGCATAGTTACTGAAACAGTATTTGAAAACCGGTTTATGCATGTTGATGAACTCAAGCGCATGGGTGCCTCGATCAAAATTGACGGACGCAGCGCCGTGGTGGAAGGGGTGGCCAAGCTTACCGGCTGCCAGGTGAAAGCCACCGATCTTAGGGCCGGTGCAGCTATGGTATTAGCCGGACTGGTGGCCGAAGGTCAAACTGAGATCAGCTATATTCACCATATTGATCGCGGTTATGACAATTTGGTAGAGAAATTCCGTGGTATTGGTGCAGATATTGAACGTGTCGGTTAA
- a CDS encoding F0F1 ATP synthase subunit epsilon: MANKMRLDIVTPDRMVYSEDVTMVIARATDGDLGILPGHAPLIAGLTVWPLRIKNEEGEQQLSVCGGFIEVRPEKVTILATCAELPEEIDIKRAEAAKERAESRLKGGQDVDVERAEMALRRAMTRLRVAGSK, from the coding sequence ATGGCCAATAAGATGCGGCTGGATATTGTTACTCCTGATCGGATGGTTTATTCCGAAGACGTTACTATGGTTATTGCCAGAGCCACAGACGGTGATCTGGGTATTCTTCCCGGACATGCCCCGCTCATTGCCGGCCTTACTGTTTGGCCGCTGCGGATAAAGAACGAGGAAGGTGAGCAGCAGCTGTCTGTATGCGGCGGCTTCATCGAAGTCCGTCCTGAGAAAGTAACCATTTTGGCTACTTGTGCGGAATTACCGGAAGAAATCGATATTAAACGGGCGGAAGCTGCAAAAGAGCGGGCTGAATCCCGCTTAAAAGGCGGCCAGGATGTAGATGTCGAACGGGCTGAAATGGCTCTGAGACGTGCTATGACCCGTCTAAGGGTTGCCGGAAGTAAATAA
- the atpD gene encoding F0F1 ATP synthase subunit beta, translating to MNIGRIIQVIGPVIDVEFPPEKLPAIYNAVTVDETVGDVTVKLTAEVMQHLGDNTVRCVAMSSTDGLTRGMKAVDTGEPIKIPVGKGTLGRVFNVLGQTVDNNAEAVNADEFWPIHRPAPAFEDQATTTQILETGIKVVDLIAPYALGGKIGLFGGAGVGKTVLIMELIRNIATEHGGYSVFAGVGERTREGNDLWNEMIESGVIDKTALVYGQMNEPPGARMRVGLTGLTMAEYFRDVGGQDVLLFVDNIFRFIQAGSEVSALLGRMPSAVGYQPTLSTDVGALQERITSTKKGSITSVQAVYVPADDLTDPAPAATFAHLDATTVLSRQIAELGIYPAVDPLDSTSRIMDPNVLGEDHYQVARGVQEVLQRYKELQDIIAILGMEELSDEDKLTVSRARKIQRFLSQPFFVAEAFTGTPGKYVPLKETIRGFKEIISGKYDDLPETAFYMVGTIDEAVEKAQKMKGE from the coding sequence GTGAATATCGGTAGAATTATTCAAGTTATCGGTCCTGTTATTGACGTCGAGTTTCCCCCGGAAAAACTGCCTGCCATTTATAATGCTGTTACGGTTGATGAAACAGTCGGCGACGTTACTGTTAAGCTGACTGCTGAAGTAATGCAGCATCTTGGTGATAACACCGTTCGCTGCGTTGCCATGTCTTCCACTGATGGCCTGACTCGCGGCATGAAGGCAGTTGATACCGGGGAGCCTATTAAAATTCCTGTCGGCAAAGGTACACTGGGCCGGGTATTTAATGTACTTGGACAAACAGTTGACAACAATGCTGAGGCGGTGAATGCCGACGAATTTTGGCCTATCCATCGTCCGGCTCCTGCTTTTGAAGACCAGGCAACAACCACTCAGATCCTGGAAACAGGCATTAAAGTTGTTGACCTCATTGCCCCTTACGCGCTTGGCGGCAAAATCGGCCTGTTTGGCGGCGCCGGTGTTGGCAAGACGGTATTAATTATGGAACTTATCCGTAATATAGCCACAGAGCATGGCGGCTACTCGGTATTTGCCGGTGTAGGCGAACGTACCCGTGAGGGCAATGATTTGTGGAACGAAATGATTGAATCAGGCGTTATCGACAAGACGGCGCTGGTTTACGGTCAGATGAATGAACCGCCCGGAGCGCGTATGCGTGTAGGGCTTACCGGCCTGACAATGGCCGAATATTTCCGTGATGTCGGCGGTCAGGACGTGCTCCTGTTTGTTGACAACATCTTCCGTTTCATCCAGGCCGGTTCCGAGGTTTCGGCACTCTTAGGCCGGATGCCGTCCGCGGTAGGTTATCAGCCGACGCTGAGCACCGACGTTGGCGCCCTGCAGGAACGGATTACCTCCACGAAAAAGGGTTCAATCACCTCGGTTCAGGCCGTATATGTGCCTGCCGATGACTTGACTGACCCGGCTCCGGCAGCCACCTTCGCTCACTTGGATGCCACCACGGTATTATCCCGCCAGATTGCCGAGCTTGGCATTTATCCGGCGGTTGACCCACTGGACTCTACGTCCCGGATTATGGACCCCAATGTGTTAGGCGAAGACCATTATCAAGTGGCCCGCGGTGTGCAGGAAGTTCTGCAGCGCTATAAAGAGCTGCAGGATATCATCGCTATCCTGGGTATGGAAGAATTATCTGATGAAGATAAACTGACAGTTTCCCGGGCGCGGAAGATTCAAAGATTCCTGAGCCAGCCGTTCTTCGTAGCGGAAGCCTTTACCGGCACCCCCGGTAAATATGTGCCGCTCAAAGAAACCATTCGCGGCTTCAAGGAAATTATCAGCGGTAAGTATGATGATCTGCCGGAAACGGCCTTTTATATGGTAGGAACTATTGACGAGGCAGTGGAAAAGGCTCAAAAGATGAAGGGGGAATAA
- the atpG gene encoding ATP synthase F1 subunit gamma — protein sequence MANARDIRRRIKSVKNIQQITKAMKMVAAARLRRAQERAIASRPYTDKIREVLASVTANAGDASHPLLEVREVKQVGYLVLSADKGLAGAYSSNLVKEVLPQISGKDNARLVTVGRKARDYFKRRGYKIDGEYFGFSEKPSYQDAVMLAELMADKFESGEYDEIYLTYTHFYSPVNQKPTTIKLLPVTGTGDGEETPQTEYIFEPSAGEVLSLLLPRYLETVIYGALLQSSASELGSRMTAMGSATDNAQELISKLTLNYNKVRQATITSEINEIVGGAEALK from the coding sequence ATGGCTAACGCCAGAGATATCCGCCGCCGCATTAAAAGTGTAAAGAATATCCAGCAAATCACCAAGGCCATGAAGATGGTGGCTGCTGCCAGGCTTCGCCGGGCACAGGAACGGGCTATTGCCAGCAGGCCATATACTGATAAGATCAGAGAAGTATTGGCCAGTGTGACAGCCAATGCCGGCGACGCTTCCCATCCGCTTTTAGAAGTGCGGGAAGTGAAACAGGTAGGTTATCTTGTGCTTAGTGCCGATAAAGGTCTGGCCGGAGCGTATTCGTCCAACCTGGTGAAAGAGGTTTTGCCGCAGATTAGCGGCAAAGATAATGCCAGATTAGTTACTGTCGGGCGCAAAGCCCGTGACTATTTCAAACGGCGCGGCTATAAAATTGATGGCGAATATTTCGGTTTTTCGGAAAAGCCGTCCTACCAGGATGCCGTAATGCTGGCAGAACTGATGGCTGATAAGTTTGAGTCAGGGGAGTATGATGAAATTTACCTGACCTATACTCACTTTTATTCGCCTGTTAACCAGAAACCGACAACCATCAAACTGTTGCCGGTAACCGGAACCGGCGATGGGGAAGAAACTCCTCAGACCGAGTATATATTTGAGCCATCAGCCGGTGAAGTATTGAGCCTCTTGCTGCCACGCTATCTGGAAACCGTCATTTATGGCGCACTGTTACAGTCGTCTGCCAGTGAACTGGGCTCCAGGATGACGGCCATGGGCTCAGCCACAGATAACGCGCAAGAACTCATTTCCAAACTGACCTTAAACTACAACAAAGTACGCCAGGCCACGATTACCAGTGAAATCAACGAGATTGTGGGCGGGGCCGAGGCACTTAAGTAG
- the atpA gene encoding F0F1 ATP synthase subunit alpha, with protein sequence MKMRPEEITAIIKQQIEQYQVDLNVDDVGTVIEVGDGIARIHGLEKAMAGELLEFPHEVFGMVLNLEEDNVGAVLLGGEIEIKEGDTVRRTGRIMQVPVGEAMVGRVVNALGQPIDGKGPIVTTEHRPVEYAAPGIAARQSVKEPLQTGIKAIDSMVPIGRGQRELIIGDRGTGKTAISIDTIINQKGQGVICIYVAIGQKASTVARVVKTLEEAGAMEYTIVVAATASDSAPLQYLAPYAGVSMGEYFMYKGGAVLCVYDDLSKHAVAYRAMSLLLRRPPGREAYPGDVFYLHSRLLERAAKLSSELGGGSITALPVIETLAGDVSAYIPTNVISITDGQIFLESELFYSGIRPAINAGLSVSRVGGSAQIKAMKQVAGRLRLDLAQYRELAAFAQFGSDLDKATKAQLDRGQRMMEILKQPQYIPMAVEEQVMVIFTGINGYLDDVPIEDVTKFEQDLLKFMRSNYAEVAKTIRDKKNLDSETEAALKKAIKEFKDTFVKVEAAR encoded by the coding sequence ATGAAAATGAGGCCAGAAGAAATAACGGCTATCATCAAGCAACAGATTGAGCAGTATCAGGTAGACCTCAATGTTGATGATGTTGGCACTGTTATCGAAGTAGGCGACGGTATCGCCCGGATTCACGGCCTGGAAAAGGCTATGGCCGGCGAATTATTAGAATTTCCGCACGAAGTATTTGGTATGGTTCTAAACCTGGAAGAAGATAATGTCGGCGCCGTATTATTGGGCGGCGAAATTGAAATCAAAGAAGGCGACACAGTACGCCGCACAGGGCGCATCATGCAGGTTCCTGTAGGCGAAGCCATGGTTGGCCGTGTTGTCAATGCACTGGGTCAGCCGATTGACGGCAAAGGACCGATTGTTACCACTGAACACCGTCCGGTTGAATATGCCGCACCTGGCATTGCCGCCAGGCAGTCGGTTAAAGAACCGCTGCAAACAGGCATTAAAGCCATCGACTCCATGGTTCCTATCGGCCGCGGCCAGCGCGAACTGATTATCGGCGACCGTGGTACCGGTAAAACAGCTATTTCTATTGACACCATTATCAACCAAAAAGGTCAGGGCGTAATTTGTATTTATGTCGCAATTGGCCAAAAAGCCTCCACCGTGGCCCGTGTCGTTAAGACCCTGGAAGAAGCCGGCGCTATGGAGTATACCATAGTTGTTGCCGCGACTGCTTCTGACAGCGCGCCGCTGCAATATCTGGCACCTTATGCCGGTGTTTCCATGGGTGAGTATTTTATGTATAAAGGCGGCGCCGTGCTCTGCGTGTATGATGATTTATCCAAACATGCGGTAGCCTATCGTGCCATGTCGCTTTTGCTCCGCCGTCCTCCCGGACGCGAAGCGTATCCGGGCGACGTATTTTATTTACACTCCCGCCTCTTAGAGCGTGCAGCCAAGCTTTCAAGCGAACTGGGCGGCGGGTCCATTACCGCATTGCCTGTAATTGAAACACTGGCCGGCGACGTTTCCGCCTATATTCCTACCAACGTAATTTCCATTACAGATGGTCAGATATTCCTGGAGAGCGAACTGTTCTACTCCGGTATCCGTCCGGCGATTAATGCCGGTCTGTCGGTATCCCGCGTAGGTGGTTCGGCTCAAATCAAGGCCATGAAGCAGGTTGCAGGCCGTCTGCGTCTGGACCTGGCACAATACCGTGAATTGGCGGCCTTTGCCCAGTTCGGTTCCGACCTGGACAAAGCTACCAAAGCGCAGCTTGACCGTGGTCAGCGGATGATGGAAATCCTGAAACAGCCACAATATATACCTATGGCGGTAGAAGAACAGGTTATGGTTATTTTTACAGGCATCAACGGCTATCTTGATGATGTGCCCATTGAGGATGTAACCAAGTTTGAGCAGGATTTGCTTAAATTCATGCGCAGCAATTACGCCGAAGTGGCCAAAACCATCAGAGATAAGAAGAACCTTGACAGCGAAACTGAGGCGGCCCTCAAAAAAGCAATCAAAGAATTTAAAGATACTTTTGTTAAAGTTGAAGCGGCGAGGTGA
- the atpH gene encoding ATP synthase F1 subunit delta, which translates to MLTNQLALTYAQAIYEIATEKAALDTVEQQLKLVEATIAGHEELATLMYHPLVPAPAKKETINRIFAEDLDVFVRNFLLLLVDKRREPALPAIIHEYIRLANDARNIAEAEVFTAKELSEEQRQALAAKLSQVTGKNIVIKTTIDQELIGGVVVKIGDKLIDGSVARQLKALKAALLTNQATAAV; encoded by the coding sequence ATGCTAACCAATCAGTTAGCTCTTACCTATGCGCAGGCCATTTATGAAATTGCCACTGAAAAAGCTGCGCTGGATACAGTGGAACAACAGCTTAAACTGGTTGAAGCCACAATTGCCGGACATGAAGAGTTGGCTACTTTAATGTACCATCCATTAGTGCCTGCACCAGCAAAAAAAGAAACAATCAACCGGATTTTTGCCGAGGATTTGGACGTTTTTGTCCGTAATTTCTTGCTGCTCTTAGTTGACAAACGGCGTGAGCCGGCTTTACCGGCTATTATTCACGAGTACATACGTCTGGCCAATGATGCCAGAAATATTGCCGAAGCCGAGGTCTTTACCGCCAAAGAGCTGAGTGAAGAACAGCGTCAGGCCCTGGCAGCAAAACTAAGCCAGGTTACCGGTAAAAATATCGTGATTAAGACAACTATCGATCAGGAATTGATCGGCGGTGTTGTTGTCAAAATTGGCGACAAACTGATTGACGGCAGCGTAGCCCGTCAGCTAAAAGCGCTCAAAGCTGCGCTTTTGACTAACCAAGCCACTGCTGCTGTGTAG